TTAATCCTTTCAGCGGGATAATAGcttaaaacacaaagccaaaaaTACACTGGAGTTGATTACCATGATGACATTGTATGTTCCTGATTGACttaattacagttttgacttaaatagcCTTTAAAATTGATGGCAAGACTTTAAAAAGCTGTCTAGCAACGGTCAACTGCTTGGAGATTGAAgaataataatatgcaaatattgtacaatccaggtttgcaaagctcttagagagttacccagaaagactcacagctgtaattgctgcaaaacgtGATTCTAGAGGGTTGAATGCTTATGTAATCGAGATAcgttagtgttttatttttcatgttAGAATTTTTttcccactttgacattacagagtattttgtgtagatcattgacaaaaatgtacaattaaatccattttaatcccaccttGTAACAAAACAAattgtggaacaagtcaagggatgtgaacactttctgaaggcttaGTCAGGCGGTTGCGGATGGGTAATTAGCAATTGTGGGCGGGTGCGGGTGAACACTTGAAAAAGAAAAGcctcacactctaggagctcagatgcaatcatTTAATGGGTgcaggtgaacaaacagctgacctacgcacaactaacacacacacagacactcattcTTGAGGCTCTCCCTGATTGACAGCTTTGTGCGCTTGTTATTCTCAGTGAGTTCAATGTGCAAGTTTCCATTACGTCCTGTCTAGCACTTGACACCTCACAACATGTCAAGCATTATTTAGTGttttgtgggtgtgtgggtgtgcatgGTTGTGGgcatgtgtgtacatgtgtgtacgagtgtgtgtgtatgtatgaatgtacagtatatattattGTGCCTGGTCTACACTTGATTGACTGTCAAAACCAAGCCTTTCTATTATTTTAGAAAGACTGTTAATCTCAATACAAACAGTTGCTAAccaacctctctttctctcttcctccctcctctcccatgcaGGTTAAACTGGGTTTTGAGGCACCCAACTCCAAAGTGGTCAAGGTTCCTGGTAGCATCCGGCGGCGAAGCAGCTTGACCAGCACCACGGGCCCTCATCCCGGGGACGAGTGCCGCCTGCTGGACTTCGAGTCGTCGGACCGCCCTCTTGTGGTGAACTTCGGTTCGGCCACCTGACCCCCCTTCATCAGCCACCTGCCCGCCTTCCGGCGGCTGGTGGAGGAGTTCTCAGACGTGGCCGACTTCCTGCTGGTCTACATCGACGAGGCACACCCCTCGGACGGGTGGGTGGCGCCCGCCATGGGCCCGCGCTCCTTCGAGGTCAGGAAGCAccgatcactggaggagagggtggtgGCGGCCAAGAAGCTGATTGAGTCCTTCAGCCTGCCATCTCAGTGCCAGCTGGTGGCCGACTGCATGGACAACAATGCTAACGTGGCCTACGGTGTGTCCAATGAGAGGGTGTGCATCGTGCAGAGGAGGAAGATCGCCTACCTTGGAGGGAAGGGACCCTTTTTCTACAACCTGAAGGATGTGAGGCAGTATCTGGAACAGAGCTACGGCAAGAGATAGGACCAGATAGACAGGAAGAGATGACCAACTAAACGCGGCTGGAAAAGAGGACGAGagaatgtttatttttgtataaAAGGAGAATTAAAGGAAGGTGAGGTGCTTTCAAAACTGGACTGTCAACactcagaacagaacatgttacaGGTTCTAAGGTTCCAAAGTTCCAAATCTCATGAACTTCCTTTCTGGAAGGAGACCAACTTTCCACTAGAAAACAACAGAACAGAACCAATAGACTTAAGAGCATGGACTGATGCTCTGCTACCTAAGTTGCCTGAAAGAAGAAACTGAAAAGGTTAA
The genomic region above belongs to Oncorhynchus nerka isolate Pitt River linkage group LG18, Oner_Uvic_2.0, whole genome shotgun sequence and contains:
- the dio2 gene encoding type II iodothyronine deiodinase; this translates as MGAGSVDLLVTLQILPGFFSNCLFLALYDSVVLVKRLVSLLSCSGSGGGEWQRMLTSAGLRSIWNSFLLDAYKQVKLGFEAPNSKVVKVPGSIRRRSSLTSTTGPHPGDECRLLDFESSDRPLVVNFGSATUPPFISHLPAFRRLVEEFSDVADFLLVYIDEAHPSDGWVAPAMGPRSFEVRKHRSLEERVVAAKKLIESFSLPSQCQLVADCMDNNANVAYGVSNERVCIVQRRKIAYLGGKGPFFYNLKDVRQYLEQSYGKR